In the Nitrospirota bacterium genome, one interval contains:
- a CDS encoding O-antigen ligase family protein, translated as MDRRNQLDTKIVYILLIILIFSVISFGAVEIWSLTIVEFSIFTVFIFYLIVIIQYKYANQNPEREQVKEEKYLLIVLLGFIAYILIQTLPMPAPFLRFISPKSYEIYSFYSVEKVPSMSISLYTYKTKFEFVRSLSYFVFLILIIQSIRNRMSLERMLKIMCYFGFALAVFAIIQKATWNGKIYWLRELTTGGTPFGPFVNRNHYAGLMGMLIPLSLGLALTRERFARKILFGFLGLIMAVSLFLSLSRAGIISFFAGVSIFTLFLFWNKLRRKKVLVIPVFLFILFLYLLYLGIDPVIDRFYQTDITKEARFKLWSETMSAFKDFYLTGSGMGTFIYLYPLYSKESFSTIYDHAHNDYIEFMLECGVIGILLFLLLLYFYIRILLKTDWDSKSGIINLSLLASVITIAVHSFFDFNLHIPSNALLLSAIIGISVANSRIISPSLKEED; from the coding sequence ATGGATAGACGGAATCAGCTTGACACAAAGATAGTATATATACTGTTAATAATACTTATTTTTTCTGTAATCAGTTTTGGAGCAGTTGAGATATGGTCATTAACTATAGTTGAGTTTTCTATATTTACTGTTTTTATTTTTTATCTGATTGTCATAATTCAATATAAATACGCCAATCAAAATCCTGAGAGGGAACAGGTAAAAGAAGAAAAATATTTACTGATAGTCCTTTTAGGTTTCATTGCTTATATATTAATCCAGACATTACCTATGCCAGCACCTTTCCTGAGATTTATATCTCCGAAATCTTATGAGATTTATTCATTTTATTCAGTCGAAAAAGTTCCTTCAATGTCTATAAGTCTTTACACCTATAAAACAAAATTTGAGTTTGTTAGGAGTCTTTCTTATTTTGTTTTTCTCATCCTTATCATACAGAGCATAAGAAATAGAATGTCTCTTGAGAGAATGCTCAAAATCATGTGTTATTTTGGTTTTGCACTTGCTGTTTTTGCCATTATACAAAAGGCTACATGGAACGGAAAAATCTATTGGCTAAGAGAACTCACAACTGGAGGAACGCCATTTGGCCCATTTGTTAACAGAAACCACTATGCAGGTCTGATGGGGATGCTCATACCTCTAAGTCTGGGACTTGCTTTGACGCGTGAGAGATTTGCTCGAAAAATATTATTTGGATTCCTCGGACTGATTATGGCTGTATCTTTATTCCTCTCGCTTTCGAGAGCAGGCATCATAAGTTTTTTTGCAGGTGTCAGTATCTTTACATTATTCCTGTTCTGGAATAAGCTCAGGAGAAAAAAGGTTCTGGTTATACCAGTTTTTCTTTTTATCCTGTTTTTATATCTACTTTATCTCGGGATTGATCCTGTTATAGACAGGTTTTATCAGACAGATATTACAAAAGAAGCAAGATTCAAGCTCTGGTCAGAGACAATGAGCGCCTTTAAGGATTTTTATCTTACAGGAAGTGGAATGGGCACTTTTATTTATCTATACCCTCTCTATTCAAAAGAATCATTTTCAACAATCTACGATCATGCACATAATGATTACATCGAGTTCATGCTTGAATGCGGTGTTATTGGTATATTATTATTTCTTCTGCTTTTATATTTTTATATACGTATTTTATTAAAAACTGATTGGGATTCAAAATCAGGTATTATAAATTTATCCCTGCTCGCTTCAGTCATTACCATAGCTGTCCACAGTTTTTTTGATTTTAATCTGCATATACCCTCAAACGCACTATTGCTCTCAGCTATTATTGGTATATCTGTTGCAAATTCGAGAATCATTTCTCCATCCTTGAAGGAAGAGGATTAG